A genomic stretch from Pelodiscus sinensis isolate JC-2024 unplaced genomic scaffold, ASM4963464v1 ctg35, whole genome shotgun sequence includes:
- the LOC142818218 gene encoding uncharacterized protein LOC142818218 → MAVVEPVSFEEVAVYFSEEEWALLDTGQRAFYRDVMQENYEAVSWLGFPISKAHVLSWVEQGEELQIPDLQGCEEGEIISDTHTAGDGMLNEKSERSFQEEGRERMAPCGVLVERCEGHVSQSPEQGETHESQRSLQRQQGNHPEAGQDKSSQRSRRLKTKKETVQKKIPHQHSPCACSDCVTPIKHERAQTGEKPFSCSDCGKSFCQRSHLVIHRRVHTGEKPFSCSDCGKSFSQRSNLVIHRRAHTGEKPFSCSDCGKSFSRRSHLVVHRRAHTGEKPFSCSDCGKSFCQRSHVVIHRRVHTGEKPFSCSDCGKSFSHGSYLVRHRRVHTEEKPFICSDCGKSFSDRSYLISHRRAHTGEKPFNCSDCGKSFSQRSHLVVHRRAHTGEKPFSCSDCGKSFSRRSHLVIHRRAHTGEKPFSCSDCGKSFSQRSCLVIHRRVHTGEKPFSCSDCRKRFNDRSQLVVHRRAHTGEKPFSCSDCGKSFCQRSHLVIHRRVHT, encoded by the exons atggccgtggTGGAGCcagtgagcttcgaggaggtggctgtgtatttctctgaggaggaatgggctctgctggacacGGGCCAGAGAGCcttctacagggatgtgatgcaggagaattacgaggctgtgagctggctgg GATTTCCTATTTCCAAAGCTCATgtgctctcctgggtggagcaaggggaagagctgcagatccctgatctccaaggctgtgaggaaggggagatcatcagtgacacccacacag caggtgatgggatgctgaatgAGAAGAGTGAGAGGAGTTTTCAGGAGGAAGGACGTGAGCGAATGGCTCCATGTGGGGTGTTAGTGGAAAGAtgtgaagggcatgtttctcagagtcctgagcaaggagagactcATGAGAGTCAGCGTAgtctacaaaggcagcagggaaaccatccagaagcaggacaggataaatccagtcagaggagcagaaggttgaaaacaaagaaagaaactgttcaaaagaaaatcccccatcaacattcaccttgtgcttgcagtgactgtgtaactcctattaaacatgaaagagcccaaacaggagagaaacccttcagctgctctgactgtgggaaaagcttctgtcagaggtcacaccttgttatccataggagagttcacacgggagagaaacccttcagctgctctgactgtgggaaaagtttcagtcagaggtcaaaccttgttatccataggagagcccacacaggggagaaacctttcagctgctctgactgtgggaaaagcttcagtcggaggtcacaccttgttgtccataggagagcccacacaggagagaaacccttcagctgctctgactgtgggaaaagcttctgtcAGAGGTCACAcgttgttatccataggagagttcacacaggagagaaacccttcagctgctctgactgtgggaaaagcttcagtcacgggtcataccttgttagacataggagagtccacacagaagagaaacctttcatctgctctgactgtgggaaaagcttcagtgataGGTCATATCTTAttagccataggagagcccacacaggagagaaacccttcaactgctctgattgtgggaaaagtttcagtcagaggtcacaccttgttgtccataggagagcccacacaggggagaaacctttcagctgttcagactgtgggaaaagcttcagtcggaggtcacaccttgttatccataggagagcccacacgggggagaaacctttcagctgctctgactgtgggaaaagcttcagtcagaggtcatgccttgttatccataggagagttcacacaggagagaaacccttcagctgctctgactgtaggaaaagattcaatgaccggtcacagcttgttgtccataggagagcccacacaggagagaaacccttcagctgctctgactgtgggaaaagcttctgtcagaggtcacaccttgttatccataggagagttcacacgtga